In Leptospiraceae bacterium, one DNA window encodes the following:
- a CDS encoding tetratricopeptide repeat protein, with protein MRLIKNFFRIFLNVKIRIKLIILVTGVVLFSVIPLSAIVLYRNQAVVLDKTFEVCRNLANNIANLATEELLINETFDSTRTSVSRLKESNISGLLDSYLINIDGKYVAELNEKELGRRADPSDLKYFSTLTSLDMKEVAQKGSSKIVLRFAYPIFIDYKKEKMRVGTAVFEFDKEKVYEPVVKIRTTIFGVGGILLIIGALIALVLAIYMTKPINKLSDGARIIGGGNLNHRIKLTGQDELGQLAAQFNQMTTQIQDFTQNLEDKVRQRTEELNQTLQQVHALKVQQDGDYYLTSLLLKPLQPNNNNSQFVKTEFFMEQKKKFEFRQWHSEIGGDICITDTIRLNNRDYTAFLNGDAMGKSIQGAGGALVLGVVFNAGLIRSRLQRNQKLFPEIWLKERFLDLHNVFLSFEGSMYISICLGLVDNETGMMYYINAEHPWTVLYRDGKASFLEEELALRKIGTPEQEERFFVRVFQLMPGDVIITGSDGRDDLMIKDKESELESMNEDETEFLRRVEEGEGNIEKIAKRVHETGKVIDDFSILRVSFKEDLQEVSPEDIPYEVQASVSEGYSLIEAGKDTEALEKVENLFQDNPKFPDLLKLLARLYFNKGEISKSIECLEQYLGINPGDNEYIYALSNAYRQIGRYNEAVDVGERLFLRDPNNFLNLVNLSASYLELKIYKRAETMISRALDKNPDDSVAIQLKFAIDRAKKNIPDEEKEDEEIIISKEEIEKLIKEADQNYAAKRYVHAQNLYERILRGDEQNSYVLFRVANCSSLTGHLEDAIKYYNRALVLAPGNHHARNNLASTYYRIGKYEQAKEQWTRAINLRPGFKTAELNLSHLEKIMEEKSKVTA; from the coding sequence ATGAGACTTATAAAAAATTTTTTTAGAATTTTTTTAAATGTGAAAATTCGGATCAAATTGATTATTCTTGTAACAGGGGTAGTGTTATTCAGTGTCATTCCTTTATCGGCTATTGTACTTTATCGAAACCAAGCGGTAGTATTAGACAAGACATTTGAAGTATGTAGAAACTTAGCCAACAATATTGCCAACCTTGCAACCGAAGAATTGCTTATCAACGAAACTTTTGATTCTACAAGAACCTCTGTTTCCAGACTAAAAGAGAGTAACATTTCCGGCTTACTCGATTCCTATCTGATCAATATAGACGGAAAATACGTTGCTGAGTTAAACGAAAAAGAGTTAGGAAGAAGGGCTGACCCGTCTGATCTAAAATATTTTTCTACACTAACTTCCCTTGATATGAAAGAGGTAGCACAAAAAGGAAGCTCTAAGATTGTTTTACGTTTTGCTTACCCGATTTTCATAGATTACAAAAAAGAGAAAATGAGGGTCGGAACAGCAGTTTTTGAATTCGATAAAGAAAAGGTTTATGAGCCTGTTGTCAAGATTCGGACTACAATTTTTGGGGTAGGCGGGATACTCTTGATTATAGGTGCGTTGATTGCGCTTGTATTGGCGATATACATGACAAAGCCTATTAATAAACTTTCGGATGGTGCAAGGATTATTGGAGGAGGAAATCTTAACCATAGAATTAAACTGACCGGGCAAGACGAGCTTGGACAGCTTGCAGCCCAGTTCAACCAGATGACCACTCAGATTCAGGATTTTACCCAAAACTTGGAAGACAAGGTTCGTCAAAGAACAGAAGAGCTAAACCAAACTTTGCAACAAGTTCACGCCTTAAAAGTACAGCAAGACGGTGACTATTATTTGACATCCCTATTATTGAAGCCACTTCAACCAAATAACAACAACAGCCAGTTTGTGAAAACAGAGTTTTTCATGGAGCAAAAAAAGAAGTTTGAGTTTCGACAATGGCATTCAGAGATTGGGGGGGATATTTGTATTACGGATACGATTCGGTTGAACAATAGAGATTATACAGCATTTCTAAACGGAGATGCAATGGGAAAGTCCATTCAAGGAGCAGGGGGAGCCTTAGTTCTTGGGGTAGTGTTCAATGCAGGGCTTATTCGATCCAGACTGCAAAGAAATCAAAAACTATTTCCTGAAATTTGGCTAAAAGAGAGATTCTTGGATCTGCACAATGTTTTTCTATCCTTTGAAGGGAGTATGTATATTTCTATTTGTTTGGGACTTGTGGATAATGAAACAGGCATGATGTATTATATCAATGCAGAGCACCCTTGGACTGTTCTGTATCGTGACGGAAAAGCTAGTTTCTTGGAAGAAGAGTTGGCTCTCAGAAAAATCGGTACCCCAGAGCAAGAAGAAAGATTTTTTGTGAGGGTGTTTCAACTCATGCCGGGAGATGTGATCATCACGGGATCTGACGGTAGAGACGACCTGATGATAAAGGACAAAGAAAGCGAGCTTGAGTCCATGAATGAGGATGAGACAGAGTTTCTTCGCAGAGTGGAAGAGGGTGAGGGCAACATAGAAAAAATAGCAAAAAGAGTCCACGAAACAGGGAAGGTGATAGATGATTTTTCTATACTGAGAGTGAGCTTTAAAGAAGACTTGCAAGAGGTAAGCCCGGAAGATATTCCTTATGAGGTGCAAGCGTCTGTAAGCGAAGGCTATAGCTTAATTGAAGCAGGGAAGGACACTGAGGCTTTGGAAAAGGTAGAAAACCTATTCCAAGACAATCCTAAGTTTCCTGATTTACTGAAACTACTTGCAAGATTGTATTTTAATAAGGGAGAAATTTCTAAGTCCATTGAGTGTTTAGAACAATACCTTGGAATTAATCCTGGTGACAATGAATACATTTACGCTTTATCCAACGCTTACAGACAAATTGGTAGGTATAATGAAGCAGTGGATGTGGGTGAGAGGCTATTTCTTAGAGACCCGAATAATTTTTTAAACTTAGTCAATTTGAGTGCGTCCTACCTTGAACTAAAAATTTATAAGCGCGCAGAAACTATGATCAGTAGAGCCTTGGATAAAAATCCAGACGATTCTGTAGCTATTCAGTTGAAGTTTGCAATTGACCGCGCTAAAAAGAATATCCCTGATGAAGAAAAGGAAGACGAAGAGATTATTATTTCCAAAGAGGAAATAGAAAAACTCATCAAAGAAGCAGACCAAAACTATGCAGCGAAGAGATATGTGCACGCTCAGAATTTGTACGAAAGGATATTGAGAGGAGACGAGCAAAATTCCTACGTACTATTCCGAGTCGCCAATTGCTCTTCTTTGACAGGGCATTTGGAAGACGCAATCAAATATTACAATAGAGCGCTCGTTCTTGCACCCGGCAACCACCATGCGAGAAATAATTTAGCCAGCACCTACTATCGAATAGGCAAATATGAGCAGGCAAAAGAGCAATGGACAAGAGCGATCAACCTACGCCCCGGGTTTAAAACCGCAGAGTTGAATTTGAGCCATTTAGAGAAGATCATGGAAGAAAAATCAAAGGTAACTGCCTAA
- a CDS encoding AraC family transcriptional regulator has translation MNFIFYTAIFFSISIGFYTLFLHKKHSGIIYSSLLSIVNGICLIFGSLHFSKEIYNYPNLLRVELIFISLLGGFTYISTRAALAQSNRPKPNDLYFFIVPNSVFFYLLPFLLSDISAKESILGINTDYYVIFAICGVNHSVGIYFSHLLFVQKLDKKKSLLLKIFASIAILLNLFSSLNTFLILSGGFSFIFSLPSLAISIAIIVHRYLATKKNSSVYTREEIDPDSINSKPNSKPSIKEEVLHYLEKEKPFLNPDFQLKNLSKEFQISKEETLKVFSENFGKTFYELINEFKVQEAIKKLQDKKNTKKSITKISIESGFRSNSNFLAIFKKATGKSPAEYRKFQR, from the coding sequence ATGAATTTTATTTTTTACACTGCCATCTTTTTTAGTATTTCTATTGGTTTTTATACTTTATTTCTGCATAAAAAACACTCCGGAATCATTTACTCATCTCTACTCTCTATCGTTAACGGAATTTGCCTCATCTTTGGCTCTTTGCACTTTTCTAAAGAAATCTACAATTACCCAAATCTACTCAGAGTAGAATTGATTTTTATCAGTCTTCTCGGAGGGTTCACCTACATTTCAACGAGAGCAGCATTGGCTCAATCTAACCGACCCAAACCAAACGACCTGTATTTTTTCATTGTCCCAAATTCTGTATTTTTTTACCTCTTGCCTTTTTTGCTATCAGACATAAGTGCGAAAGAATCTATATTGGGGATAAACACTGACTATTACGTGATTTTTGCAATTTGTGGAGTGAATCATTCTGTAGGAATATATTTTTCACATTTACTGTTTGTACAAAAATTAGACAAAAAAAAGAGTCTCTTACTAAAAATCTTTGCATCTATTGCAATTTTACTGAACCTATTTTCTTCATTGAATACATTCCTTATATTATCGGGAGGGTTCTCCTTCATTTTTTCTTTACCATCATTGGCTATTTCAATTGCAATAATAGTTCATCGCTACTTAGCCACAAAGAAAAATTCATCTGTCTATACTCGAGAGGAAATAGACCCGGATTCAATAAATTCAAAACCAAACTCTAAGCCATCTATCAAAGAAGAAGTGTTGCACTACCTTGAAAAAGAAAAACCTTTCCTAAATCCTGACTTCCAATTAAAAAATCTTTCCAAAGAATTTCAAATTTCTAAGGAAGAAACTTTGAAAGTTTTTTCTGAAAATTTTGGAAAAACTTTTTACGAGCTAATAAACGAATTCAAAGTCCAAGAAGCAATTAAAAAACTTCAAGATAAAAAGAATACAAAGAAAAGTATAACAAAAATTAGTATAGAATCCGGGTTTCGATCTAACTCCAATTTTTTGGCAATTTTTAAAAAAGCTACAGGCAAATCACCTGCCGAATACAGAAAATTTCAAAGATAA
- a CDS encoding U32 family peptidase C-terminal domain-containing protein has protein sequence MYPIAQAGLLKEKVAEEEKSKRIKIPELLLPAGSPEKMKTAFLFGADAVYCGVPRYSLRARENEFRLESLKEAVAFTRSLGKKIYFTINAIPRNSKLPNFPKYLDEMAAMSPDAFIMADPGLILVARERTPEIDIHISVQTNTMNYAAVKFWEKIGAKRVILSREVSIREAGEIKNEVPSMELEVFVHGSICIAHSGRCFMSNYFAKRDANQGACNNACRDKYQVVVKNLRQNDEFMEIEEDENGTYLMNSKDLRAIEFLKEISEAGIDSIKVEGRTKNDYYVAIVAKSYRNALDDIKEEKSFDRGLLKELEKVASRKYFSGFLTYGMEDRVTSEEMDFQNHEEGVSGNQNQVYLGRVIFFDKKGQSIQIEIKNKVQIGDTVEVFFPSERNTKTFQVSEIYHKNVLKDVLSGGMGEIRLKVPFEIPENSFLSILKNSNIEK, from the coding sequence ATGTATCCAATAGCGCAGGCGGGGCTTCTGAAAGAAAAAGTAGCCGAAGAAGAAAAAAGTAAAAGGATAAAAATTCCGGAGCTTCTTTTACCCGCAGGAAGTCCGGAGAAAATGAAGACTGCATTTCTGTTTGGTGCGGATGCGGTGTATTGCGGGGTTCCTCGCTATTCCCTTCGTGCAAGAGAAAATGAATTTCGATTGGAGTCTTTGAAGGAAGCGGTCGCCTTTACTCGAAGTTTAGGCAAAAAAATATATTTTACAATAAATGCAATCCCCAGAAATTCCAAACTGCCGAATTTTCCAAAATATCTTGATGAAATGGCAGCAATGTCGCCTGACGCATTTATTATGGCAGACCCGGGGTTAATACTAGTTGCCCGTGAGCGTACACCAGAAATAGATATACATATTTCGGTTCAGACAAATACGATGAATTATGCGGCCGTAAAATTTTGGGAAAAGATAGGTGCAAAAAGGGTAATTTTATCTAGAGAGGTCAGTATTCGAGAGGCAGGAGAAATTAAAAACGAAGTGCCTTCTATGGAATTGGAAGTATTTGTTCACGGCTCGATTTGTATAGCTCATAGTGGAAGGTGCTTTATGAGTAATTATTTTGCAAAAAGAGACGCAAACCAAGGAGCGTGCAACAACGCTTGTAGGGATAAGTATCAGGTAGTAGTAAAAAATCTTAGACAAAACGATGAATTTATGGAAATCGAGGAAGATGAGAATGGAACGTATTTAATGAATTCCAAGGATCTTCGAGCGATTGAATTTTTGAAGGAAATTTCAGAGGCAGGAATAGATTCGATTAAAGTGGAAGGACGCACCAAAAACGATTACTATGTAGCAATAGTAGCCAAGTCTTACAGAAATGCGTTAGACGACATCAAAGAGGAAAAATCATTTGACAGGGGCTTATTGAAGGAGTTGGAAAAAGTTGCCTCCAGAAAATATTTTTCAGGATTTCTGACTTATGGAATGGAGGATAGAGTAACTTCGGAAGAGATGGATTTTCAGAATCACGAAGAAGGGGTGAGTGGAAATCAAAACCAAGTGTATTTGGGGCGGGTGATATTTTTTGATAAAAAGGGACAGAGTATCCAAATTGAAATTAAGAACAAGGTGCAAATCGGAGATACTGTAGAGGTTTTTTTTCCGAGCGAGAGAAATACAAAAACTTTTCAAGTATCTGAGATCTACCATAAAAATGTTTTGAAAGACGTGCTGAGTGGAGGTATGGGAGAAATTCGGTTGAAGGTTCCGTTTGAAATACCGGAAAATTCTTTTTTAAGTATTTTAAAAAACTCAAATATTGAAAAATAG
- the secA gene encoding preprotein translocase subunit SecA, whose protein sequence is MIQKTLNLIFGSKYERDLKKLIPVVEKINILEEKISNLSDLELKNQTHVLKEMLAKGDTLDDILPEAFATVRETAKRTLGLRHYDVQMMGATALHQGNIAEMKTGEGKTLTSTLAIYLNSLAGKGVHVVTVNDYLAKRDANWMKPIYEFLGVTVGIIQHDMEHDERKEAYQCDITYGTNNEFGFDYLRDNMVSSPDHKVQREHFFAIVDEVDSILIDEARTPLIISGSTDETTDKYVKIDRIIPKLSQGADYEVDEKAHNVLLTEAGVGNVEKILGVENLYSPENVELVHHIHQALKAHKIFHKNVNYVVQNGEVVIVDEFTGRMMPGRRYSDGLHQALEAKERVTIARESQTLASITFQNYFRIYTKLAGMTGTADTEAEEFKKIYNLDVIVIPPNVPMVRKDYPDKVYRTEREKFDAIIKEIQELQKKGQPVLVGTISIEKSELLSDKLKRLGLLHNVLNAKFHEKEAEIIANAGKPSSITIATNMAGRGTDIVLGGIQVYKDQLDSFQEDESAILEFKQAVKKLDFENAKNFVNGISSQIKRKKAEDILGQAILWKERHDLVLEKGGLFILGTERHEARRIDNQLRGRSGRQGDPGASRFYLSLEDDLMRIFGSDRISSIMLKLGMEEGQEIEHKMVTNAIARSQKRVESHNFDIRKHLLEYDDVMNRQRMFIYKIRNDVLYKNDVSELIYAWIDEVVENQILTYCDGNNPNSWDLAGINEWLVSINLELNIQAEDFLKGKAQLLLFEHISSKAKEAYSAKMERVTKDIWSSLERSIFLDILDHRWKEHLYTMDHLREGIWTVGYGEKNPLVEYKLQGFKLFDQMVDNLKREIIVFLFRVEVTDKTEWKEEKTEYKKIGEESLDFQLGGQGEKSFQSNITKRKINTDVSNSAGGASERKSSRRRKK, encoded by the coding sequence ATGATTCAAAAGACATTAAATTTGATATTCGGAAGCAAGTACGAAAGAGACTTGAAGAAACTGATTCCGGTTGTCGAAAAAATTAATATATTAGAAGAAAAAATCAGTAACCTCTCTGATTTAGAATTAAAGAACCAAACTCATGTTTTAAAAGAAATGCTCGCCAAGGGTGATACGTTAGACGATATACTTCCCGAAGCCTTTGCTACTGTTAGAGAAACTGCCAAGAGAACTCTTGGACTTCGGCATTACGATGTACAGATGATGGGGGCTACCGCTCTCCATCAGGGTAATATTGCAGAGATGAAAACCGGAGAGGGAAAGACCTTGACTTCTACTCTTGCCATATACCTGAATTCTCTTGCTGGAAAAGGAGTGCACGTAGTTACCGTAAACGACTATCTCGCTAAACGAGATGCAAATTGGATGAAACCGATCTATGAGTTTCTTGGTGTAACTGTCGGTATCATTCAGCATGATATGGAGCACGACGAAAGAAAGGAAGCCTATCAATGTGATATTACTTACGGAACAAACAATGAGTTTGGTTTTGACTATTTGAGAGACAATATGGTCTCTTCTCCTGATCACAAAGTTCAAAGAGAGCATTTTTTTGCAATAGTGGACGAGGTGGACTCAATTCTCATAGATGAGGCAAGAACGCCTTTAATTATTTCCGGATCCACAGATGAGACTACCGACAAATATGTGAAAATTGATCGAATCATTCCAAAGTTAAGCCAAGGAGCAGATTATGAAGTCGATGAGAAGGCGCATAACGTCTTATTGACAGAAGCGGGTGTTGGCAATGTAGAGAAAATTCTTGGCGTAGAGAATTTGTATTCACCGGAAAATGTAGAGCTGGTTCATCATATCCATCAGGCTTTAAAGGCTCATAAGATTTTCCATAAGAATGTAAACTATGTAGTTCAGAACGGAGAGGTGGTTATTGTAGATGAATTTACCGGAAGGATGATGCCGGGAAGACGATATTCTGACGGGCTGCACCAAGCCTTGGAGGCAAAAGAGAGGGTGACGATTGCAAGAGAGTCCCAAACTCTTGCTTCGATTACATTTCAGAATTATTTTAGGATATATACAAAATTAGCAGGGATGACGGGAACTGCCGATACAGAAGCCGAAGAATTTAAAAAGATTTATAATTTAGATGTGATTGTGATTCCGCCTAACGTCCCAATGGTGCGAAAAGATTATCCCGACAAGGTTTACAGAACTGAAAGAGAGAAATTTGACGCAATTATTAAAGAAATTCAAGAATTGCAGAAGAAGGGGCAGCCGGTACTGGTTGGAACGATTTCCATAGAAAAATCGGAGCTTCTCTCCGATAAATTAAAGAGATTGGGGCTACTACATAATGTACTCAACGCTAAATTCCACGAAAAAGAAGCAGAGATTATTGCCAATGCCGGAAAACCTTCTTCTATAACCATAGCTACCAATATGGCAGGAAGAGGAACGGATATTGTGCTCGGTGGGATTCAAGTGTATAAAGACCAGTTAGACTCTTTTCAAGAAGATGAGTCTGCAATTCTTGAGTTTAAGCAAGCCGTTAAAAAATTAGATTTTGAAAATGCGAAGAATTTTGTAAACGGTATATCTTCTCAGATAAAAAGAAAAAAAGCGGAAGATATTTTAGGGCAAGCTATTCTTTGGAAGGAGCGCCACGACTTAGTTCTCGAAAAGGGAGGGCTATTTATTCTTGGAACAGAAAGACACGAGGCAAGAAGAATAGACAATCAGTTGAGAGGACGATCGGGTCGGCAGGGGGATCCGGGAGCGAGTAGGTTTTATCTTTCTTTGGAAGATGACCTGATGAGAATTTTTGGATCGGATCGAATTTCTTCGATTATGCTGAAATTAGGAATGGAGGAAGGTCAGGAGATTGAGCACAAAATGGTAACGAACGCAATCGCCAGATCTCAGAAAAGAGTAGAGAGCCATAACTTCGATATTAGAAAACATTTATTGGAATACGACGATGTAATGAACAGACAAAGAATGTTTATTTACAAAATTAGAAACGACGTTCTCTATAAAAATGACGTTTCCGAATTGATCTATGCATGGATTGATGAAGTTGTGGAAAATCAGATCCTGACTTATTGTGATGGAAATAATCCGAATTCGTGGGATTTGGCAGGGATAAACGAGTGGCTAGTTTCTATTAATTTGGAACTAAATATCCAAGCAGAGGATTTCTTGAAAGGGAAGGCTCAACTTTTACTTTTTGAGCACATTTCCTCCAAAGCAAAAGAAGCTTACAGTGCAAAAATGGAGAGGGTGACAAAGGATATATGGTCTTCTTTGGAAAGAAGTATTTTCCTCGATATTTTGGATCATCGCTGGAAAGAGCATCTCTATACGATGGATCACCTAAGAGAAGGTATTTGGACTGTAGGTTATGGTGAAAAGAATCCACTTGTAGAATACAAATTACAAGGTTTCAAACTTTTTGATCAGATGGTGGACAATCTGAAAAGAGAAATTATCGTATTTTTGTTTAGAGTGGAAGTCACGGATAAAACCGAGTGGAAAGAGGAAAAAACTGAATACAAAAAAATTGGCGAAGAGTCCCTTGATTTTCAGTTAGGAGGTCAGGGAGAAAAATCTTTTCAGTCTAACATTACAAAGAGGAAAATCAATACAGATGTATCCAATAGCGCAGGCGGGGCTTCTGAAAGAAAAAGTAGCCGAAGAAGAAAAAAGTAA